The segment TATGAGGGGTTTATTGATTTAGAAGATGTTGTAGAGAAATGCAAGCACAAAAATATAATGTTAGATTGTGTTACAGTTATGATAACAAACTTAATGTTTAATAAAAAAATTGATTTTGATAATATGACAATGGAAGAAGTAGATGAGCTTTTAACATATATTGAAAGTCAGTTTGAAAAATTTATATTAAAATCAAAGGAAAAAGGCATTAATTTGGTTATGGTAACTAATGAAGTTGGAAGTGGACTTGTTCCCGAATATAAATTAAGTAGGATATTTAGGGATATTGCAGGGCTTACAAATCAGTTTATTGCAAAGCTTTGTGATGAGGTTTATTTAATATCCTGTGGACTTCCCTTAAAATTAAAATAAATGGAGATGAATGGCGTGAAGGAGTATTTAAGTGAGTTTATGCTTTATGTTCAATTTTTAACTAGAATTCCTATAAATAGAAATCTACCTTGCGAAATGAGTAATTTTAAAAGAGGAATCATGTTTTTTCCAGTAATCGGTATTATAATTGGTTCTATCCAGTGGATAATATATTTTTTACTTTCTAAGATAATGCCTATAAATATAGTTCCAGTTTTTATTATAGTGGCTTCATTACTCCTAACAGGAGCACTGCATGTAGACGGTTTTGGAGATGTATTTGACGGCTTTTTTTCCTTTAAAGGTGGAAAAGAAAAAATTATAGAAGTAATGAAAGATAGTAGAATAGGGACATATTCTTGTATAGCCATTGTAATCAACATTCTTTTGAAATATATAGGATATTTTAATCTAATAGTTAAAGGCAAAGCTATATGGATAATAATTATACCAGTAATTGCAAAAGTTTGTGTAGTTACTATATGTTATTTTGGAAAAAAGCTAAGCTTACTGGCTCTGGAAATGTATTTATAGAAAATGTAGGCCTTAGGGGGTTGATTTTAAGTTTTATTGTAGGTGTAGCTGTTGTCTTACCAGTAACTGGGGCCAAATACTTTTCTATTTTAGCTATCTTGAATTTGTTTTTGACCTTTTTAATTAATAAGTTTTGCAATCATTATATAGGGGGACATACAGGGGATACTTTAGGATTTACTAGTGAGTCTATAGAAATATTTACCTTGATTATTATGTCAGCAATCTAGAAAACTAGTATTTTTGTTAAATAATTTAATAAAAAGTTATGCAAAAGGGAGATGCTTTTTATGGATAAAGGATATGTTCATGTTTACACAGGAAATGGAAAGGGAAAGACTACTGCAGCATTTGGACTTGCTATAAGAGCTGCTATGGCTGGTAAAAAAGTATATATTGGTCAATTTATTAAAGGTATGAAATATAACGAAACAAAGATACAAAACTTTGTTAAGAATATCACCATAGAACAATTAGGAAGAGACTGTTTTATAAATAAAAAACCTGATGAAGAGGATTTGCGTTTAGCAAAAGATGGACTTGAAAAGTGTGGGAGAATATTAAAGTCAGGGGAATGGAATCTTGTTATATTAGATGAATTAACTATTGCTTTGTATTTTAAATTAATTAGTATTGATAGGGTAGTTGAAGTTATAAAAAACAGAAATCCATCTGTAGAAGTTGTTATTACAGGAAGATATGCTAAAGAGGAACTTTTGGATATTGCAGATTTAGTTACAGATATGGAGGAGGTAAAACACTATTATACTAAGGGGGTTTTGTCTAGGGACGGAATAGATCACTAAATAATATGAAGATTTAGTAATTAATTTTTGTAATAAAATATTACAAAAATAGTTTTAAATTATAAAAAGGAGATTATATATATGAGTTTTGGTGGAAAAATAGCAGTTGTTACAGGGGCTTCTAGAGGTATAGGCAGAAGCATAGCAATAGAACTTGCTAAAGAAGGAGCAAATGTTATTATAAACTATAGTAAGGATCAGAAAGGTGCTGAAGAAACCGTTAAACTAATAAAAGATTTTGGAGGAAGGGCCTTTCTTTATAAAGGAGATATAAGTGAGTATTCTTTTTGCAATTTTATGATAAAAGATGTTATTGAGAAGTTTTCAAAAATTGATATATTAATAAATAATGCGGGTATTTCAAAAGTAGGATTGTTTATGGATTTAACTGAAGAAGATTTTGACAACATTATGAATGTTAATTTTAAAGGGGCATTTAATTGTTGCCATAATGTGGTGCGTCATATGATAGAAAGGAAACAAGGTGTTATTGTGAATATTTCATCTATATGGGGAAATGTTGGCGCTTCCTGTGAAGTATTGTATTCTGCTTCTAAGGGGGCTATAAATGGTTTCACAAGAGCATTAGCAAAAGAATTAGCTCCTTCCAATATAAGAGTAAATGCCATAGCCCCAGGAGTAATAGATACGGATATGAATAAATGTTTCTCAGAGGAAGAGATAAAAAATCTAGAAGAAGAAATACCTATGATGAGAATGGGTAAAGGGGAGGAAGTTGCAGACCTTGTATCTTATTTATGTAGCGAAAAATCTAAATATATAACAGGACAAGTTATAACTGTTGATGGGGGTTTTCTTTAAGCTGCATTTTAAACCTTTTTCATATTATTATATCATTGTTAATATTGTTAATAATAATTTAAACCTGTAATTAATTGCAGGTTTTTTTAATATAATATAGAACACTAATAGTATTTAAGTTCATAGATTGGTTGGTGATTTTTATGTATTATAATGTATCCAATTTAATAGATGCAAATAACCAATTTGACAAGTGTAGTGAAATACATGAAAGCAATAAGAAATTAATTTACAGGTATAAGGTATATAATGATATTTTAGCCAAGGAAAAATTAATAGTGAACAATGTTAATTTAGTTAGAAAAATAGCTTATAAAAAAGCGAAATTATCCTGTTTTACCTATGAAGATTTAGTTCAAGAAGGAATAATAGGGTTAATAAAGGGAATTGAAAAATTTGATATAAGAAGGGGAACTGAGTTTTCAACTTATGCTTATTATTGGATAAATCAAAGCATTGATAGAGCTATATATGATAGAGGATTTGTTGTAAGGATACCTGTTCATATTATAGAAAAAATAAACAAAATAAGTAAGGTTGAGAAAGAACAGATGGCAAATTTAGGCGAAATTGATAAGAAAAAATTATGCGAGGTGTTTGGAATTTCAGAGAAAGAATATGAGGATTTAAAACTATACGATGCTGAAATGAAAAAAATGGTTTCTCTCAATCAAAGTATTAATTCTGAAGAAGGTAGTGAGGATAGTGAGCTTTTAGATGTTATTCCCGCATCGTATAAGTTATACAGTGTTAGTGATGATGAAAATAATGTAGAGGGACTTGTGCATTGTCGTTTCTTAAAAAAAGATATAAGGAAGATGTTAAACACGCTATCTCCAAGAGAAGAGGAAATTTTAACTCAAAGATTTGGACTTGATGAGGGTAAGCCAAAAACCTTGGAAGAAATCGGAAAAGAATACAATTTAACAAGAGAGCGAATAAGGCAAATAGAAGCAAGAGCTATAAGAAAACTAAAACATCCAAGTAGAGCAAGATGCCTAAAAGATTACCTGCCATGAAATTAAAAATTTAAATAATAAAAAAATGCTACAAAACTTTTGGAAAACAAAAGTTTTGTAGCATTTTTGCTTAATCAAAATAGGTTTAAAAAAATATGTATGGATATAATTACAAAAAGATATTAGAATTGGAGGTAATTAAATGAATAAAATTCTTTTAATTGGTAGATTAGTTAGAGACCCTGAAGTAATAAAAACTAATGAAGGAAAGATGTTTTCAAAGTTTACAATTGCAATTAATAACTATAAAGGAAGTAAGGAAAAAACAGTAGATTATGTACCTGTAATAACTTTTTCAAAAACCTCAGAGTATGCTTCAAAGTATTTAAAAAAAGGTATGCTAGTTAGTTTGGTAGGAAGAATTAGTACAGGAAATTATGAAACTAAAGATGGAGAAAAAAAGTACTATATTGATGTAATTGCAAATGAAGTTCAAATATTAAGTTCAGCTAGCAAAAAAGAAATAAAAGAAGCTTAATCAGAATAGAAAAATTAGCTATGCTTTAAGAGAATATATTAATTACTTAAAGCATAGCTAAAAATTATGCTTTTTCATTCCCTCTTAGAAGCTTTTTTCTTGAAAAATACAAATCTAGTTGTTATTTTAATTAATAATAGTTAATATAATAAGTATGAAGTTATTTATAACATATTGAGAAAAAGGGAGGAGTTCTATGGCAATGTTACTTGGAATTATTGCTGCGTTCCTAGTGCTTTTAATTCTTGCTGTAGTTTTTGGGGTTATTTTACTGCCTTTAGTAGGTTTATTTATAGTAATTGCTGCAATAATTGCTATTATCTTAGGAGCTATTAAGGCTTTTTTTATTATTCCTTGGATTATTATTATATTAGGACTTATATACTATTTTTATAAAAAAATAATTAAAAGATCTGCCTTAGGGACAGATTTTTTAGTTTTACCAAATAATTCTATTAGGAATATAAACTGGGGGTAAAGCTATGGATAAAGAAGCTATAATAAAAATTTCTGTTCGAAATTTAATAGAATATGTTATGAGAAGTGGAGATTTAATATCTAGTTTTAAAGGTGTTTCAAGAAATATGGATGCTATAAAAATTCACAATAAATTACAAAAAAAGGGGGAAAAGAATATAACAAAGAATACTATTTATGCTTTACAACGGAAATTCAGGGCACAAAAATACAAATAAGCGGTAGGGCAGATGGAGTTATAATAAAAGAAAATGAAATTATAATAGATGAAATAAAAACTACAACCCAGCCGCTTAGTGATATAAGTAAGGATATGAATCCCATGCATTTTGCACAGGCCAAAGTTTACGCATACATATATGCAAAAGATAATAATCTTGATTCAATAAAGGTTCAACTTACCTATTATAGCTTTTTAGAAAGGGAAACTAAAGTGTTTCTTGAAGAGTATAAAATTTTAGAACTTGAAACTTTCTTTTATGATTTAATTGGTACTTACATGAAATATGCAAAGCTTATAAAATCATGGAGAGAAGAAAGAAATAAATCTATTGAGTTAATTAAGTTCCCCTTTGCAAGTTATAGAAAAGGGCAAAGAGAATTTGCAGTAGCTGTATACAAAACTATGAAGCTTG is part of the Haloimpatiens sp. FM7315 genome and harbors:
- the cobU gene encoding bifunctional adenosylcobinamide kinase/adenosylcobinamide-phosphate guanylyltransferase, encoding MDKTVLVTGGSRSGKSRFAENLLKETDDVLYIATAIVTDKEMEDRITKHRLNRNRKWETYEGFIDLEDVVEKCKHKNIMLDCVTVMITNLMFNKKIDFDNMTMEEVDELLTYIESQFEKFILKSKEKGINLVMVTNEVGSGLVPEYKLSRIFRDIAGLTNQFIAKLCDEVYLISCGLPLKLK
- the cobO gene encoding cob(I)yrinic acid a,c-diamide adenosyltransferase, giving the protein MDKGYVHVYTGNGKGKTTAAFGLAIRAAMAGKKVYIGQFIKGMKYNETKIQNFVKNITIEQLGRDCFINKKPDEEDLRLAKDGLEKCGRILKSGEWNLVILDELTIALYFKLISIDRVVEVIKNRNPSVEVVITGRYAKEELLDIADLVTDMEEVKHYYTKGVLSRDGIDH
- the ymfI gene encoding elongation factor P 5-aminopentanone reductase, with amino-acid sequence MSFGGKIAVVTGASRGIGRSIAIELAKEGANVIINYSKDQKGAEETVKLIKDFGGRAFLYKGDISEYSFCNFMIKDVIEKFSKIDILINNAGISKVGLFMDLTEEDFDNIMNVNFKGAFNCCHNVVRHMIERKQGVIVNISSIWGNVGASCEVLYSASKGAINGFTRALAKELAPSNIRVNAIAPGVIDTDMNKCFSEEEIKNLEEEIPMMRMGKGEEVADLVSYLCSEKSKYITGQVITVDGGFL
- a CDS encoding RNA polymerase sigma factor RpoD/SigA encodes the protein MYYNVSNLIDANNQFDKCSEIHESNKKLIYRYKVYNDILAKEKLIVNNVNLVRKIAYKKAKLSCFTYEDLVQEGIIGLIKGIEKFDIRRGTEFSTYAYYWINQSIDRAIYDRGFVVRIPVHIIEKINKISKVEKEQMANLGEIDKKKLCEVFGISEKEYEDLKLYDAEMKKMVSLNQSINSEEGSEDSELLDVIPASYKLYSVSDDENNVEGLVHCRFLKKDIRKMLNTLSPREEEILTQRFGLDEGKPKTLEEIGKEYNLTRERIRQIEARAIRKLKHPSRARCLKDYLP
- a CDS encoding single-stranded DNA-binding protein; this encodes MNKILLIGRLVRDPEVIKTNEGKMFSKFTIAINNYKGSKEKTVDYVPVITFSKTSEYASKYLKKGMLVSLVGRISTGNYETKDGEKKYYIDVIANEVQILSSASKKEIKEA